Genomic DNA from Mycobacteroides chelonae CCUG 47445:
CACCGGCCAACGTCCCTGATGAGGACTGCAATTCGGCGGCGATGTCGTCCTCGGGGCGCTGCATGATCCAAACCGTCATGTCAAGCAAGGTACGGGGGGCCGGACTCATCGGCCAGTTGTCCCCAATCTCGCATTCATCCACAGCTGTCACCGGAACGTGCCCACATGTCGGTCCGCGGTGTCGGTGCATGGCGGGCTACTGGAGTGGCCAAGGGCACCCGTTCGGCGGTGCCGAGAAGAGATAGAGAGATTGAGGAAAGGCACGAACCATGTTTGAAACTCCAGTGACTGTGATCGGCTCCATCGTCGGAGACCTCAAGCGGCGCCAGGTCGGCTCCGACGAAATGATCAAGTTCCGCGTCGCCAGTAATGCACGCCGACGGCGTGAGGACGGCAGTTGGGTGAATTCGAATTCTCTCTTCATCAATGTCACCTGCTGGGGACGTCTGGTCACCGGCGTGGGTGCTGCGCTGGGTAAGGGAGCGCCGGTGATCGTGCACGGTCATCTGCATACCAGCGAGTTCGAGGACAAGGACGGCAACCGCCGTCAGGTCACCGAGATGAAGGCGATCGCCGTCGGGCCGGATCTGTCGCGGACCATCGCGCGGATCGAGAAGGTCGGCTACACCGGTAAGCAGGAGGGCGCCGAGGCGGTGGAGCAACCCGATACCGGCACCGAAGACGCCACCCCGGAGCTCTCGGAAACCGACGAGAGCAGCGAGGAGTCGGTGAACCTGCGCCTTAGCGCGTGATCTGCGAGCTGACACCGGCGACCGCGCGGTCGCCTCTCACCTAGGATGGTTCGGGCAGCCCACCAGAACGGTCGTGAGCTGCGGCTAAAGAACTTAGAGGAGAGGCGACAGCGCGGCAATGGCTGAGTACATCTACACGATGATGAAAGTCCGCAAGGCGCATGGCGACAAGGTCATCCTCGACGATGTCACCCTGAACTTCCTGCCCGGCGCCAAGATTGGTGTGGTCGGACCCAACGGTGCTGGTAAATCCA
This window encodes:
- the ssb gene encoding single-stranded DNA-binding protein, which codes for MFETPVTVIGSIVGDLKRRQVGSDEMIKFRVASNARRRREDGSWVNSNSLFINVTCWGRLVTGVGAALGKGAPVIVHGHLHTSEFEDKDGNRRQVTEMKAIAVGPDLSRTIARIEKVGYTGKQEGAEAVEQPDTGTEDATPELSETDESSEESVNLRLSA